A single window of Leishmania panamensis strain MHOM/PA/94/PSC-1 chromosome 35 sequence DNA harbors:
- a CDS encoding cytochrome c oxidase subunit I (TriTrypDB/GeneDB-style sysID: LpmP.35.7220): MFCQALTVGKRTYMLAFNSKAKARPNFGLRGVGYWSSEVYHKPGQNYWMAVCCTVPFLLVGAIMMDGFWAKLDDISGGGPSVLDYGWRSQDRKPWDFSFDIGEGYAAGPATYRPASGAVELGHH, from the coding sequence ATGTTCTGTCAGGCGCTCACTGTTGGCAAGCGCACGTATATGCTTGCTTTTAACAGCAAGGCGAAGGCGCGACCGAACTTCGGTCTGCGTGGTGTCGGGTACTGGTCGAGCGAAGTGTATCACAAGCCTGGGCAGAATTACTGGATGGCCGTGTGCTGCACCGTCCCGTTTCTTCTTGTCGGCGCGATCATGATGGACGGCTTCTGGGCGAAGCTGGATGACATTTCAGGTGGTGGTCCGAGCGTTCTGGACTATGGTTGGCGTTCCCAGGACCGCAAGCCATGGGACTTTTCTTTTGATATTGGTGAGGGTTATGCTGCTGGTCCAGCCACCTATCGTCCTGCTTCTGGAGCTGTGGAGCTAGGTCATCATTAG